From a single Piliocolobus tephrosceles isolate RC106 chromosome 21, ASM277652v3, whole genome shotgun sequence genomic region:
- the LOC111524814 gene encoding zinc finger protein 723-like, with translation MAVARTAGPGASCLFLGTEIGGLFQQVLVLLPVSVVVASKQMGPLTFTDVAIKFSLEEWQLLDTVQQNLYRNVMLENYRNLVFLDLITCLEQGKKPWNMKKHEMVAKPPVVCSHFAQDLWPQQGIKDSFQKVILKRYGKYEHDNLQLRKGCESVDECKMRQRGYDELNQCLTKTPSKIFQCDNYVKVFHKFSSSNSHKTRHTGNNSFKCKECGKLFSMLSHLTQHERHHTSVNCYKCEECGKACNWSSALTRHKRIHTGEKPYKCEECGKTFTLSSSLIQHKRIHTGEKPYKCEECGKTFTLSSSLIQHKRVHTGEKPYKCEECGKAFSQSSHLTRHKVIHTGEKPYKCEECGKTFNQYT, from the exons GACAGAAATAGGTGGACTTTTTCAGCAGGTCTTGGTACTTCTGCCTGTGAGTGTGGTGGTAGCAAGTAAACAGATG GGACCATTGACATTCACGGATGTGGCCATAAAATTTTCTCTGGAAGAGTGGCAATTATTGGACACTGTACAGCAGAATTTATATAGGAATGTGATGTTAGAGAACTACAGAAACCTGGTCTTCCTGG ATTTAATCACCTGTCTGGAGCAAGGAAAAAAGCCCTGGAATATGAAGAAACATGAGATGGTGGCCAAACCCCCAG ttgtGTGTTCTCATTTTGCCCAAGACCTATGGCCACAGCAGGGCATAAAAGATTCTTTCCAAAAAGTAATACTGAAAAGATATGGAAAATATGAACATGACAATTTACAATTAAGGAAAGGCTGTGAAAGTGTGGATGAGTGTAAGATGCGCCAACGAGGTTATGATGAACTTAACCAATGTTTGACAAAAACCCCAAGCAAAATATTTCAGTGTGATAATTATGTGAAAGTCTTTCATAAATTTTCAAGTTCAAATAGCCATAAGACAAGACATACTGGAAATAATTCtttcaaatgtaaagaatgtggcaaattATTTAGCATGCTTTCACACCTAACTCAACATGAAAGACATCATACTAGTGTGAATtgttacaaatgtgaagaatgtggcaaagcctgcAACTGGTCCTCAGCCCTTACTcgacataagagaattcatactggagagaaaccctacaaatgtgaagaatgtggcaaaacttTTACTCTGTCCTCAAGCCTTATtcaacataagagaattcatactggagagaaaccctacaaatgtgaagaatgtggcaaaacttTTACTCTGTCCTCAAGCCTTATtcaac ATAAGagagttcatactggagagaaaccctacaaatgtgaagaatgtggcaaagccttcagTCAGTCCTCACACCTTACTAGACATAAGgtaattcacactggagagaaaccctacaaatgtgaagaatgtggcaaaaccttTAACCAatacacataa